A region from the Deinococcus sp. Leaf326 genome encodes:
- a CDS encoding LacI family DNA-binding transcriptional regulator, producing MPTGPVTLADVARRADVSRMTVSKVVNNKAGISDATRERVYRAIDELGYVANGAARALSAGRTNTLGVVVPSIGPQYISEVIRGADMAAREAGLDLLISTTQEDLRHESQNVGRLTHGLVDGLLMVLPRSVDQYSQALLRAHVPVVVVATGNQNSPFPLVDADHYQGARAAMRHLLDLGHTRIGFIAGRADTAASLERFRGYQEGLLTAGLIPEPLLVEEGHYTQPGGFAAATRLLGLVPAPTAIFAANDLSAFGAVEAIKELGLRVPQDVSVVGFDDIPQASQVFPALTTVRQPLTEMGRAGIKQLLNVLHGAGAVTDRLVLATELIDRASTAPPPVGEVPSTAN from the coding sequence GCTGGCAGACGTGGCCCGTCGTGCCGACGTTTCACGCATGACCGTTTCCAAGGTGGTCAACAACAAAGCGGGGATTTCCGATGCCACCCGCGAGCGCGTCTACCGCGCTATCGACGAACTCGGCTACGTCGCCAACGGCGCCGCCCGCGCACTGTCGGCCGGGCGCACCAACACCCTGGGGGTGGTCGTGCCGTCCATCGGACCGCAGTACATCAGCGAGGTCATTCGGGGCGCCGATATGGCCGCCCGCGAGGCGGGGCTGGACCTGCTCATCTCCACAACCCAGGAAGACCTGCGGCACGAATCGCAGAATGTCGGTCGCCTGACCCACGGCCTCGTCGACGGCCTGCTGATGGTGCTGCCCCGCTCGGTCGACCAGTATTCTCAGGCGCTGCTGAGGGCGCACGTCCCGGTCGTGGTGGTGGCGACCGGCAACCAGAACTCGCCCTTTCCGCTCGTGGACGCCGACCATTACCAGGGCGCACGCGCGGCCATGCGCCACCTGCTGGACCTGGGCCATACCCGCATCGGCTTCATTGCGGGCCGTGCCGACACCGCCGCCAGTCTGGAGCGCTTCCGGGGCTATCAGGAAGGGCTGCTTACTGCTGGTCTGATTCCCGAGCCGCTGCTGGTCGAAGAAGGGCACTACACCCAGCCTGGAGGATTCGCCGCCGCGACGCGGTTGCTGGGGCTTGTGCCTGCGCCCACCGCCATCTTTGCCGCCAACGACCTGTCGGCGTTCGGCGCGGTCGAGGCCATCAAGGAACTGGGGCTGCGGGTTCCGCAGGACGTGTCGGTCGTCGGCTTCGACGACATTCCCCAGGCCAGTCAGGTGTTTCCGGCGCTGACCACCGTTCGCCAGCCCCTCACGGAAATGGGCCGGGCAGGCATCAAGCAGCTTCTCAACGTCCTACACGGCGCCGGGGCCGTCACTGACCGACTGGTCCTCGCCACCGAGCTGATAGACCGCGCCTCGACGGCGCCCCCACCTGTGGGCGAGGTCCCCAGCACCGCCAACTAG